GCAGCGGCGCGCTGCACTCGGCGGCCTCCGTGCTCTTCGAGGCGCCCGTGTCCGACGACGCCGACCACCCGCTGACGTGGGACGCGCTGCCGACGCTCAAGATCGACGAGTCCGACCCCATGGCGAGCTGGCTCGCGGGCGTCAACATCGCCGACCCGGCCGCGCGCATGGCCGCCCTGGCGGCGGCCCCCGAGGCCACGGTCGAGGTGCGGCTCGCGTACGCCAAGGCCGCGATCGAGCACCGCCGGTTCGCCGAGGTCGACAAGACGATCGTCGAGATCCTCGCGGACGACCCGTGGGAGTGGCGTGCCGCCTGGATCGGCGGGCTGGCCGAGCTCGCGCGCGGCGAGGCCGCGGACGCCCGCGCCTCGTTCAACGCGGTCTACGGCCAGGTGCCCGGCGAGCTCGCGCCCAAGCTCGCCCTCGCGGTCGCGTGCGAGGTCAGCGGCGAGCCGGACATCGCCGAGTCGCTGTACGTGATCTGCGCCCGGTCGGACGCCAACTACACCGCGCCCGCGGCGTTCGGGCTCGCCCGCATCCGGCAGGCGCGCGGCGACCTCGACGGGGCGCTGCACGCCCTGGACCTCGTGACCCCGACCCGCAGCTCGTACACCGATGCGCGCATGCGGCGCGCGCGTCTCCTCGCCGGTTCCGACCGCGGGCTCACGGCCCTGGCCGAGGCCCTCGCGAGCGTCGAGTCGGTCGCGATCCCCCAGCGCGACCGCGTGGCCCTCTCGATCGACGTGCTGCGCTCCGCGCTCGAGGAGGTCACGGTCAAGAAGCAGGTCGGCACGGCGCGCCTCGGCGGGGTCGAGCCCAAGGAGCCACCGCTGCGCGACGCCCTCGAGGGCGCGTACCGCGAGATGGCGACGCTCACCGAGGACCGGGTCGCGAAGATCGACCTGGTCGACCAGGCGAACGCCGTGCGCCGCTGGACGACGACGTGAGCGCGCAGGAGAGCTCGCCGGGCCTGCTCGCGCCGTGCGCCACGTGCGGTGAGGTGCCCGCGCCCGGCGCGAGGTTCTGCGAGAGGTGCGGCTCCGACGTCGGGCCTGCGGTGGCAGCCGGTGACGGGCCGCCCATCCTGGCGCGCCCGCCCGTGCCCGCGCTGCCTCCCCTGACCCTGCCGCCACCCCCGCCGGACCTCAAGCCCACGGACCCCGACTCGGGCGCGGTGCCGCCGCCCCCTCCTCCGCCGCCGCCCCCCGCTGCCCGACGCCCCTGCACGAGCTGCGGCGGGACCGTCGCGGACGACGGCTACTGCGAGCAGTGCGGCGAGAAGGCCCAGGTCGAGCGCGACCACTGGGCCGAGCAGCCCGCGCCCTGGGTCGCGGGCGTGTGCGACCGCGGCATCCGCCACGCGCGCAACGAGGACGCCATGGCGCTCGCCGCGTCCGGTGACCCGGCCACGGCCGGGCGGTTCGCGGCCCTCGTGGTGTGCGACGGTGTCTCGGCCGCGCCGGACTCGGACGTCGCGAGCCTCGCGGCCGCGCGTGCGGCCCGCGACGTGCTCGCGTCCGGCGGGCCCGACGGCGCCGCCCCCGTCACGGGGGACGTCACCGAGCGCATCCGGGCGTGGCAGGCCCTCATGGTCGCCGCGTCGACGACCGCGAACGACGCGGTCCTGGTCGCGGTGGGCGACAAGGCCGAGCGCGCCGAGCCGCCGTCGTGCACGTTCGTCGCGGCCGTCGCCGACGGCCCGCTGATCGTGGCCGGGTGGGTGGGCGACTCGCGCGCCTACTGGATCCCCGACGCCGGGACGGCCCGCCAGCTCAGCGTCGACGACTCGTGGGCCCACGAGCTCATGGCCATGGGCACCCCGCGCCACGTCGCCGAGAACGCGCCCCAGGCGCACGCGATCACGCGCTGGCTCGGGCCCGACTCGACCGACCCGGCGGCCCGCTGCGCCCCGACCGTCCCCGACTCCTCGGGCTGGCTGCTGGTCTGCTCGGACGGGCTGTGGAACTACTGCTCGGCGGCCGACGACCTCGCGGACCTCGTGCGCTCGACCGAGGCCACGACGGGACGCGAGCCCCGCGCGCTGGCCGCCGAGCTCGTCCGCTGGGCCAACGCCCAGGGCGGCCGGGACAACATCACCGCGACCCTCGCG
This region of Oerskovia jenensis genomic DNA includes:
- a CDS encoding PP2C family protein-serine/threonine phosphatase encodes the protein MSAQESSPGLLAPCATCGEVPAPGARFCERCGSDVGPAVAAGDGPPILARPPVPALPPLTLPPPPPDLKPTDPDSGAVPPPPPPPPPPAARRPCTSCGGTVADDGYCEQCGEKAQVERDHWAEQPAPWVAGVCDRGIRHARNEDAMALAASGDPATAGRFAALVVCDGVSAAPDSDVASLAAARAARDVLASGGPDGAAPVTGDVTERIRAWQALMVAASTTANDAVLVAVGDKAERAEPPSCTFVAAVADGPLIVAGWVGDSRAYWIPDAGTARQLSVDDSWAHELMAMGTPRHVAENAPQAHAITRWLGPDSTDPAARCAPTVPDSSGWLLVCSDGLWNYCSAADDLADLVRSTEATTGREPRALAAELVRWANAQGGRDNITATLARFEALPASTSSDNLHTDAVSGDEPATRAL